The window ACGCCGTCATGGTCATTTCCTCAGCGCCatatcagctttctctctccaccTTACTCACCAGTCACCACTTCCTCTCATAACACACAactaccaaccatgacatactcCCTCCTCATCACAtaccccacaaaattaattaaataaaagaatGTACAAGTTTCTACTCCTAGAGTACAAGTAAAAAAGAACACTCCTCTCTCTTTCATCCGTCCTCATTTATGCTTGTGGATGAAAAATTCGAGGGCGACGAGGGTGAGGGCGTTCGAGGGAGGAGGAGGGCGGGGACAATGCCAACGGAGCCCTTGGAGGACATGCTTGATGACATGGTTGAGGACACACCGTTGAGAATGGTCTAAGGAGTAATCTAATTATTGATTACTCCGtattaattactattactattactattactattactattactattactttaCTATAGTATCTATTAGACAAAACTGATGAATAGTACCAAAGGTATTTTGAacttttcacatttttttttttatttttttggatatatctcagtaaatcttctactcttaaatcatacgaaatgttaatataagataacgacttaattgcgttaaattttataaaagtcaacaattccatagcgaaacgcggagatgcacatatattgttaaaacAACATTTAAGTCTTTTCACATTttttgcacatatattgttaattcaaaacaacatttaaatcTTTCCAAAGGTATTTTGgacttttcaatttttttttctttttttgtatatatctcagtaaatcttctactcttaaatcatacgaagtgttaatataagataacgacttaattgcgttaaatttttaaaagtcaacaatttcatagcgaaacgcggagatgcacatatattgttaatttaaaacaaCATTTAAATCTCTGACGgaatataccttttagttcgactcgagttgtgcttcaacgacatgatcgttagccacgaaataattttacaaactaaaaacaataaaatacattgaaaaacgaacccccggcgcgaagcgatggTTCGAAAACtagctattaattattaatataaactaaACATAATATACGgaaggtgattctcacacaccagTTTTTGATTTATCTACACTTTCGTTCCATAAACTTACAATTATGCTCATAGATTAATCTagggagttgaacttatattattattgtaagtataattaagggtaaaataggtGATTAGGTGTACATAgattaaaaagtggtgtgtgagaatcacctcccaTAATATACACTTATAATTTAACGAGCAAATAATTAATCATTTATCTTTAGATACATTGTACCACATTTGAGATCGTATTCTCGGCATCGTGTTTTCTAGTGTCTTTTTCGTTATAAAAGTTTTCATATTTTTGCCAAAATAGAAATATTGATTATTCTGGCTGTTTACACCAACATAGTTTGGTATTTGACTGTTGCAGGTTAAGGTTGTAATGCAAAGCATTCTTATCCTTATATTCATTATGTATAGTTAAATAGCATAGGTGTCTTCGAGCATAGGCAAGATAGGCAATTGTTTAGGACCCAAAAATTTGAATATGTAATATTTTTctcaatataattaattaaatcaaataaaaaattatcaattaaattaaaataccttgtttttaatagttaaatacaatgtaagtaaataaataaataaattggagtattattttttttatgcgTAGTAAAAAAATTTAACGTATCATGATAATTGTAGGGTACTGAGGATTTCCGTCAGGGGCGGAATATATAAGGGGCAGGGTGGGCCACCCGCCCCagctgaattttttttttaaaaaatttacactaaaaaaaatttactaaaaaataaggttttttttagtgttcgcCCCACCTAtcaatgaaaaatttaataaatttttacaCCCGCTCCATCTGtggtcgggttcaagttccgccccTGATTTCCGTTGCAAGTGATCACCATTATTCAAAAGTGTTCTTTAGTGTTTGGATTCATGTCAATTAGTTGATTGCTATCTATAACTtgtatttttattttaactttCTGGCCTGTTGCAGATGTAACTACGTACAGGTAGAGAAACAAATTAACCAACAAATACAATCAAATGATCTTTCGCTTTTGAAAAAATGACTTGAGGTGCCATAGTTGTAAGCCCGCGACAGATAGGCAAATAAACAGCGAACCCAGACTAAGATAACCCATTGTCGAGTTTGTATTCCCATTTAGCTCTTGCATCATTTGTTGCCTGAAATATCACAATCTTTATATTAAAAACAAATCCACTCAAAAAAATTTGTGCTTTGATCGTTACTTTAAGAAGTAAATTTGTTCACGAAAACATTAAACGTTATATTTGTAATGTATGACTTTTTAGTGACCAACCTTTTTCGAAGTAAAAACATCTCAATGTGAATTGAAGTAACAATGTCCTCCATTTTCTTCAGCTCTAGTTCCATTGCCTGTAATGTAAAACAAGATTGCCTATCAAATATCAGTGTAACCTAGCTACGTGTACAACAGTACGATTCGTGTTAATCTTATTTAACGTAATCAGACTCTTTTTATAACTCGAATTCTTATAAgatataataaatgataaagagAGATAAATAGTACTAGTAATTAACAAAATGTAGTTACCTCAACTGAGTTTTTCTTGGCGACATTAGACCAATCTTTAGCATCAACGCCTGACCTCCAATTGAAGTCGACAGAGATGTTCACCGGTGGCTTATGAATAACAGCCGAAAAGCAAGCCATATAACTCCCATCCTCCTCAACATCTAACACAAATTGTCCTAATACCACATCTTCAGCATAGTGAACTCGATTCCCCTTAGGCGAGAACaactacaattacaattacaagcaAAAATACTATCAATGCAACAAAACATCTCTGTATATAAACAAGGTAGTAATTGTAAGCCCTAATACATCATCGGCACCGACCCATGCATTTTAGTGGATTGATCatctaattataatcataatgTAATATTATTCAATTGtattaaaatatataaagaaaATTATGGGTAGAACTAGTTGGTGGCGGAACTTGAAATTTTTATTTTGGAGAAGAGTAGCATATAAATTTAACTTTACTCTATATTTGAAGGGGTTGACATCCCATCCGGTCCTCCAGACTACTTGCCCTTAATGGTAGGGATAACAATGAATCGGATATGGATCTCATGATGACGTattatatccatttagtttttttccatctatatccatatccatttaattttagttcatccatccatatccatatccaattaATTAAGTGGGTTAATGGATATCCGATGAATATTCCAAAATATGTTATAATATTTCCGAATATACAATGAAAATAaaaacgtaatataacaaaaataaatataacatgacataattaaaatctatccACAAAAACGTATAATGTTTGTTGAAAATAGAACACACTTTGTTAAATACACTATATTTACATTTGTATTTCATGTGTTAATGGATATATCATTAGATGAAactttcatccacatccatatctatttagtttcatccatatccgtatccatatgtatttaggttcatccatatccattgaAATCGGATGGATCGGTGGATATCTACTGAATCAGGTAACTATTGCCATCCATACTTAAcggagttttttttttatataaaaatttaataaaaacaagGAAAAAACAATGATACAAGTTAACAAAATCACAAATGCTTACCAAATTATGAGAAAGTGTTTACACCCTCAAATAATAGGatggggggttttacttggccgtgcccttggatcggtttcaaggtttcctcccgggcagcgatgggggcggggttattatcgctgcatcggcatagtcgaaacgggagatgatcgcaacgggtggtttagtccccctcgggtgatcccaatttcGCTgtcctaaaaaataaaaaaaaaaatagaatgagATAAAGAAATGAATTAAACATTACCATAGCAGCAATCTTGTGATGTTCAGGAAAAGGATCATTCTGATTTGGATTGATTACTGAGTACTGACCAATTGTCAATGAGTCTTTTCTGATATCTTCAGTCATACATTTTGTATGATCAGATTCGATATCAAAACGTAAGGAATGAGCAACGTTGCAGAATATAAGCATTGATAGGATTAATATCATGAAGACGACCATACGCAGCTCCATGCTTAAAATGAGTGTTTGGGTTTTTGGAGAGATTAAGTAAACAAGCGTCAATGGCATTTCCTTTACATTTATATCTCTCATCAATTATAATGAATTTATCATTTATTGTAATTAATTACCATTTTCACGGTgtctaattatttttatattatttttttatttttttaaaaattttttcctacttaaaggccggaggtcctctcggaagcaatctctttatccgtcgaatagagagagggatgactttctctacttttgagagtgttttcactctgggtggagaaatgacttgtttttattcaaggataaaggaaggattgtctacatctcacctcccccatacaccactcatgtgatattgggttttgttgttgttgttgttgttgttgtaattaatTACCACAAATTTCCTTTTGTTGATATTTAATATTTTCAATAACATAAAATTTAATGCATTAATTAATTAGTTATTCGTAAAAGTTTACTCTTAATGTTAAGTTGTAGGATCGGACCCCGTTGATCAGAATGTCACATGTTATCGTTTTCAATTATTCGGCGGCGTTTATTTTTGTTGAGTCTCTCGGGTTTGTTACATGAAGTTGATGGATGTGTGACTTTGGTGTATTGGTGGTGACCCGACTTTTCATAAGGGAGATCAGAGGTTCAAGTGAGCTGCAAAATATTTCTCTTAAGGGTTACGCGCTCATTTCATTAGCCTCGGAGGTCTCGGACGTATTGCGTTCAAGCCTCACACGAAAGGGGTTTTTTACCACACACGATGTTAGTATGGATTCACCGTGGAAGTTTCTTCCTGAAAGGCGGTAAGACTGTAATGTTAGTCTGAGGAAATAATCGGGTGAGTGGATTTCGACATCATGTTCGAACCCTGTGAGTAACTCCTAACCGTTAAAGAAAAAAGAGTAGATTTGTATCAAGTTTGTTAGAGTTGTGTCAAATTGTAAGCTGATGTGGGCGGATTCAAATAGATCATATGAGCTATTTACTTGTAACACAATCATCAATATTATCTGTATATTCAAAGAGAAAATGCCAATTAACACTGTTCATTTGGCTTCAATTTTGACTCTTTCAACTTAATTTTCCGTTTTTTAACTAAATAAATATAATTTCTACTCTAATAATTTAACAAGTTGAAGTTTGCATGGGTGGTTAGTCGCCAGACATGGTGACCtatagtgtgatgccccgtacaaaactatcgtgtacgaatcatcaacaacaggatcattacaaggtcaaacactatatgctatttcaaaatacgtttgcattcaagataaaatgtgacgtcataactaacgtcgaatgttttacatcgaaAATATGCTCCTATGAAtagagcaaagataatagtacatgacccttaggtcgttacaaatcatagttccaaatgtaattaagtttgaatgcaagataaagtagttcatgcggtgataacactagagcagcgggtgtctacggcaagactagtacacagcggaagcaaccttaagcacctgagaaaaacatgcttaaaaacgtcaacacaaaggttggtgagctatagtttaagtataacagtatgtaaggtaggctacgagatttcagtgctacaaagagcgtttcaaaacagtatgataaagtatatgcttaaccgtgggcacttggtaactaacttaacgtttataccccctgaaagtacacttggcaagtgcgtatgtatacgaagtattaaacgcccgttaaatgctagcgctactagcccgagtggggatgtcaaaccctatggatccatatctaagattcgcgttcaccggttcaaaaaccaatgattaaacgttaccgagctaaagggaatgtttctgccgttatataacccacacatatataaagtttaagtactcgtgcctagtatgtaaaacataaaatccgcatgtattctcagttcccaaaataagttaaagtaaaaagggaatgctataaatcacaatgataaagtagcggtaaagtaagactcgggaaataagcaagtgtgtaggtccggaaagtcctcaacctaagtcaaatagtactaagtcagtaaatcgtcccaataggtttaaatgcatGTAaataaggtcatcatcattcatcatcaaacaaaaggtgtaaagtaagtttcgttcatgaatgaagtttaaaacaaaggctgacttcggtcagtcaccacggcctcaatacctactgaaataaggtgagaccagtggacatggctccgtatatgagtcctttagttgtggtaaaaattacagaagcaaactcgtcttcgtttgaccgtggcgacggtctaagtgcgagtaggtcagaattttcagcacaacgttaaaaggacatagggacgatcggagggccataaatcctaaaccgtaactcggattaagatgagtcctaaatgaaaagttatctaatcgaacagagatatctgaaaataatctttacagtagcccaggtcatacgggtcagacacagaaacagtaaaacagtagggtcagtaggttccggtggttcttggtgctcgatgcttatcatggttctcatccttaatgcatatagcttcaagtgtacaactcgttgatgtgtttgcatcatattcaccaaggtttgaccattatAACCTAAGCGTAAGTCTAAGATataaagcacaactcacttaagtgttgcaagtgttttgatgaaccaaagttacatcaaagtcttagattcaacaaatACAtggaatgtaaaagtaatattaagttacaacttgaaaataaacttataaaatcaagatcttaagttgtagaacatagttcttagatagatcttgaagatcctacacccaaaagtctagatctaacataagtgtaccaagttataattaaagaaagcttacttacatgttcttgaacttttaaagttaacttttagttcaagattaatgagatcaaagttaactagtaacacttgaccaatcttaaccaacaaatatgaatttaaagtgcataatataaagaaacaagctaagtaaacaagtaactagttcatgtgttgttaatactttaaagattcaaaccaaagtttgatctttaagaaagtaaactttaaagtttactaacatgaattacaagtatgctttcacaaccatgaacttaaaatcttttaacatattaagtgtagaacataaactagaaagtttatgttcttgtgtgttcttgtaaatacaagataaatgaagaacaaactaacaagtttggttcttgaaactagtaagtaaataaccataaaca of the Rutidosis leptorrhynchoides isolate AG116_Rl617_1_P2 chromosome 5, CSIRO_AGI_Rlap_v1, whole genome shotgun sequence genome contains:
- the LOC139850708 gene encoding transmembrane emp24 domain-containing protein p24delta9-like; translation: MELRMVVFMILILSMLIFCNVAHSLRFDIESDHTKCMTEDIRKDSLTIGQYSVINPNQNDPFPEHHKIAAMLFSPKGNRVHYAEDVVLGQFVLDVEEDGSYMACFSAVIHKPPVNISVDFNWRSGVDAKDWSNVAKKNSVEAMELELKKMEDIVTSIHIEMFLLRKRQQMMQELNGNTNSTMGYLSLGSLFICLSVAGLQLWHLKSFFQKRKII